TCCACACTGATGAACACGCTCTTCAACACGACCTTCGAGACCGAGGAAGCCAGTCACCATGAGGAGTGTGTGCGCCTGCGGCCCCAGACCTACGACCTCCAAGAGAGCAATGTGCAGCTCAAGCTGACCATCGTGGATGCTGTGGGCTTCGGGGATCAGATCAATAAGGATGAGAGGCAAGAGGCAGGAAGGGTGGCCCCGCCTAGTCTCATCCCCATCTCACTCATGTTGGCCTTGGCTTTAACACTTTGCCCAAGCACTCCTCATGCCAAGCTGCTCCCATATGAATAACCGAGCCCCACACTCCATGGGGGCCAGAGGAGGGCCTCTTGGGGGAATATCTGAGGTCCTGAGGACCCCTTGTGGGTCAAGAGAAGGGGTCAACCACCTGTACCCAGGCAGGGATTCCCAGGGAGAAGCTGTTTGTTCCTACAGAGAGAAGGCTGGTGGGCAGCCTGGCTTGGCTCCAAGCCGCACAGGTTGCGGCTCAGCTGCCTGCCTCCTAGGTGATGGAGCTGTCTGTAGTTACAGGCCTATAGTCGACTACATCGATGCGCAGTTTGAAAACTATCTGCAGGAGGAGCTGAAGATCCGCCGCTCACTCTTTGACTACCATGACACCAGGATCCACGTATGCCTCTACTTCATCACGCCCACAGGGCACTCCCTCAAGTCCCTAGATCTGGTGACCATGAAGAAGCTAGATAGCAAGGTATGCACCTCCCACCCCAACTTATTCCATGGGCTCCATGGTCCTCCACTGAGGTGAGGTGGGGTGTGGTGGCTGCACTGTGACTGTCCACTACGGTCCTCAGGGGCTCCACTGGTTGGGGGCTTGCAGACAGCCTCCAACCTTGGGTTGgtcttctctctattttctcttaCCTCTGTCCCTATTGCTGCAGTGGGCCCCCATTGCTCTGGGCTCTTTCTCCAGAGCTCTGTCCTCTGGGTCTGGCCCTGAGCCCCTTCCTTCTAGCTGAATCGATTCTTATTCTCGGCCTCCTCCTCTTAGAGTTACCTCTCCCCCTCGGCCCTCTGACCCTCTCCCCAGAGCGTCCCAGTTCTCTCTCAGTTCCTTGTTCCTCTGCTCCCTTCACTTCCCTTGTCTTCCTGCTGGATTTCCCTTGGGGTCCTCCTGAGCCCACTAGAGAGAGGAGAGTTAAGGCCCAGATTTGAAGGCGAGTGAGAAGTAGGTAATGAGAGGGCAGCTTCATGGGGGCAACAGGAAGGGCTTGGGGTCCTGGAGGGCGTGTGGCCACACAGTCACCTGTTAGCTCTCACTTGAGTGCCATCCGCATCTCAGGAGTTAATTTTCACTGTGAAAACTGGGATACGCTTGGCCTAGGAGATTTTAAGGTCTTCCTGTGGCTACTGATGGGTCATCTTACCTGCTTACAGAGGAGCTCAGCCCCCGCTGCTGCTTCTGTCAGGCCCTAGGCCAGTGAAGACCTTCAGAGTACTCTGGGTCAAAGCTGCATATGCCCAGGGGTCTAATTTTGGGGCTGGATGGTGGTTTGGGGGAATCGGGGCTGTAAGAAGCACTGCAGCCAATTGTTACGACCCATCAGAATGGCCCCAGGTGGCTGGGTTTGGGCCAAGACTACCCATGGGAGCAACAACTCcatctctctggcttcctgccccTCTGTCCAGGGATGTGGCCTGGGCAGGCTGTCCACAGTCAGGGAGTAACTAATCTGCTGCCCCCTCTTCCTTGATCCTGGCAGGTGAACATCATTCCCATCATTGCCAAGGCTGACACCATCTCCAAGAGTGAGCTCCACAAGTTCAAGATCAAGATCATGGGCGAGCTAGTCAGCAATGGAGTCCAGATCTACCAGTTTCCCACTGATGATGAGGCTGTTGCAGAGATTAATGCAGTCATGAATGTGAGCGCTGGGCAAGGGCCTTGGGACTCTGTGGCCAGAGGGCTTGGAGCCGGCACAGACTTCTGACAGCCCCGGGAGACTCGGTCCCCAGGATTCCAGCCTTAGCTTCTCCAGGACAGACGGGTGGGCATCTGGGAGCCAGCCAGTCCTTTGTCCTGTGGGAATCGGGTATTGTGCTGGTACTGGTGCTTCCTCAGGTTTCACAAGATACGGACTCAGGGCGGGGACCTGAAACCTGTAGGAGTAGGCAGGCAGGATGCCAGGCTGGGAACTTAGAAGAGAGCCAGGCCCACAAGATCTTTGAAGGAGCCTCTACTGGCCCCTGGGGAGCCCAAGGGCTGAAAGAATACGCTAGAAAACGTGGAAGGGGTATTGTGGGTTCAGCCCACTTCCCTTTTGGAGGTTCTAGGATACTTCTCTAAAAGACAGCCAGGAAGTGAGCATCTGGCTAGACCTTGTTCAGGTTTGGGCAACCTTCCCTGGGGCCCAGGGGCAGTGAAGGAGGGTCTGTTAGCTGTGTCAGCTCAGTGCTCATGCATGTGTGGGCCCCTTTCCAGGCACACCTGCCCTTTGCCGTGGTGGGCAGCACCGAGGAGGTGAAGGTGGGGAACAAGCTGGTCCGAGCACGGCAGTACCCTTGGGGAGTGGTGCAGGGTGAGTGTGGTGGGGAGTGCACATCCCCAGCTGGGGGCCTGAATTCAGCCCCTGTCCTGCCTTGCTGCCTGTAGCCCTGTCCTGTGTCCTCCCTGTGCCTATTTGTTACCTGCCCTGCCTCTGGAGTCAGCCTCTAGCACTCTGACCACTGTCTTGAGCCCTGTCCTCCCCGTGCCCTTATGTGTGCTTGCCTAATGCCCCATGAGCCCTTTGCTTTCAGTGGAGAATGAGAATCACTGCGACTTCGTCAAGCTCCGGGAGATGCTGATCCGGGTGAACATGGAGGACCTCCGTGAGCAGACCCACAGTCGGCACTATGAGCTCTACCGGCGCTGCAAATTGGAGGAGATGGGCTTCCAGGACAGTGACGGTGACAGCCAGCCCTTCAGGTGACAGCCTGCACAGGGAGTGAGCCTGTGTTCACATCCACAGCTAGACTTGCCATGCTGGCATCTGCTTCTGGGGTCTAGTGAGCCAGGGAGAGCAGCTGTTGGGACCCCAGCATCCTCTCAACCCCCCTGGAGCCCATGtgattctgcttctctgcctctgccctACCCCATCCCACCAAAATCCCATTCTTGGCCTCTGTTCTCTGGGTCACCACAGCCTACAGGAGACATATGAGGCCAAGAGGAAGGAGTTCCTGAGTGAgctgcagaggaaggaggaagagatgaggCAGATGTTCGTCAACAAAGTGAAGGAGACGGAGCTGGAgttgaaggagaaggaaagggaggtgaGTGCCGGGCTTGGGTGCTGTGGTGAGGCCAGATGAGGGAGGAGAGGGCCTGGCTTAGGTGGCAGGAGGGCCTGGGCACCTTCCTGGCCCACACGGAAGCCTGGGCTCCCTCATCTTCTGCTCCCAGCTCCACGAGAAGTTTGAGCACCTGAAGCGGGTCCACCAGGAGGAGAAGCGCAAGGTGGAGGAAAAGCGCCGGGAACTGGAGGAGGAGACCAATGCCTTCAACCGCAGGAAGGATGCGGTGGAGGCCCTTCAGTCTCAGGCCTTGCACGCCACCTCGCAGCAGCCCCTGAGGAAGGACAAGGACAAGAAGAAGTAGGTGGCGGGCTCCCTGGCCTGCTCTGGCTCTTGCTGTCTCCTGGGCACTCACTCTGTCCTGCTCTTGGCTCCTACTTTCGTTCTCActcactctcactctctttcACTTGTTCATCATTTTGCTCTCTCATTTCACTTGCTTTCCTGCCTCGTTCTTGctcacctttctttttctttcactagGGATCTTGACATCTCAAGATACAAGTATCCGTGCACTATCTTGTATTCATGCACTCTCTTGTACCAGTgacctgccttcctctctctctctctctcttcttttcctgcagCCTCCTCAAGAGCTGAGGTTCTGAAGGCTGGGTCACACAGGCAGGGAGAGGCCCCCAAGAGAGTGGAGGGGTCTCAGGGAAGGTCTCTCAGGCCAGGAGAGGGACAGCATTTCCAGAAAGATTACAAAAGCTTCTGTGGTTTCTGCTTGGACAGCTATGGTGCATGCCCCTCAGTCTCGGAGGTGGTAGACATGGGACCCATATTGGCTGGTAGGTGGTGACTGAGAATAGTAGAGACTTGAGCCCAGTCAGCACTGACCCCCTGGAGACTATGATCACTACTTGGCTGAAGGAAGGACAGCAGCTCCCTGTCGGGGCTCTGTGAGTCCTGCTAGGGAGAGAGGCTGCCCTCAAGCAGAAGTTGGTTTTTCCCCCAGAGAGTAgacttggaggagagagaatgatggAGGACAGCAAAGAGGCTTTATCCCAGCTTCCAGGAGTGCAGTCAACTTATTGGCCAGATGGGGGTAACTCTGAGTAACTTCCCCTGGTGTTTTTCATAGCCTGTTTCCAGCTGTCAGCTGGGTCCAGATGCCTTGGCTCCTGGGGATCTTGCTGTCCCATCCCACTTCATTCAGTGTCCCAACCACATCACACTATGTGGATCTCATCTAtccttgcttctctctgcctctggcctGTGTTGGGTACCTTCCTTCTCTTGCCAAACCAGTAGCTAAGCAGGTGTACCCATCTTGGCCCTCATTCTTGGGCTCCTTGGAATCCCATTGCCTTCTGAAATGTTTGGGAATGTGTGTGCCcagccccttccttccttggtgGCAGTGGAGCCTTGTGGTTAGAGCCATGCAGTGCATAGCTGTGGCGCCAGGATGCTGCTTCTGGCATTAGcactctccctgccccccaatATTGTATTCCCTAATACATACTCAtccatgtacacacatacatgtacacatatgcTGTCTtaccctctctcctgccctccctcatACACAGATGCAGGCATATAACCACTAACACACAGAGCCcccagacacacatgcacagaggcaCAGACACATCTAAGGAAAAGAAACTTAAAGGGCTTCTCCCTGGGAGAGGCCAGGGGGACAAAGCCAGGCATTTAGGAATTGGATGCTAGTTCTCATTCCTAAGGCCTGTCCCTCTGCTTTGGGACAGACCCTCGTCCTTTCTGTAGTCTCCCCGATCCTGCTGACTGGTAGCCCCACCCAAGCTGCCGGCACTGCTGGGATAGATGAGTCCCTGCCTGCCTGTCGCCAGGGAGGACCCCAGCCCCATACTCTCCTCAACCATGTGAATTGTGCTCTGCTTtgcatttgcttccagctctggtCCATGTCCAGCTCTTGGAGTGGTGAGCCTGGGGGCTCTGTGGATTGGAACCTGTGTGGTTTTCAAGCTAGTGGCCCAGAAATCTGGTTTCTCCTGGAAGACCTGGG
The nucleotide sequence above comes from Equus przewalskii isolate Varuska chromosome 13, EquPr2, whole genome shotgun sequence. Encoded proteins:
- the SEPTIN8 gene encoding septin-8 isoform X14, which translates into the protein MAATDLERFPNAEPEPRSLSLGGHVGFDSLPDQLVSKSVTQGFSFNILCVGETGIGKSTLMNTLFNTTFETEEASHHEECVRLRPQTYDLQESNVQLKLTIVDAVGFGDQINKDERPIVDYIDAQFENYLQEELKIRRSLFDYHDTRIHVCLYFITPTGHSLKSLDLVTMKKLDSKVNIIPIIAKADTISKSELHKFKIKIMGELVSNGVQIYQFPTDDEAVAEINAVMNAHLPFAVVGSTEEVKVGNKLVRARQYPWGVVQVENENHCDFVKLREMLIRVNMEDLREQTHSRHYELYRRCKLEEMGFQDSDGDSQPFSLQETYEAKRKEFLSELQRKEEEMRQMFVNKVKETELELKEKERELHEKFEHLKRVHQEEKRKVEEKRRELEEETNAFNRRKDAVEALQSQALHATSQQPLRKDKDKKN
- the SEPTIN8 gene encoding septin-8 isoform X22, translated to MNTLFNTTFETEEASHHEECVRLRPQTYDLQESNVQLKLTIVDAVGFGDQINKDESYRPIVDYIDAQFENYLQEELKIRRSLFDYHDTRIHVCLYFITPTGHSLKSLDLVTMKKLDSKVNIIPIIAKADTISKSELHKFKIKIMGELVSNGVQIYQFPTDDEAVAEINAVMNAHLPFAVVGSTEEVKVGNKLVRARQYPWGVVQVENENHCDFVKLREMLIRVNMEDLREQTHSRHYELYRRCKLEEMGFQDSDGDSQPFSLQETYEAKRKEFLSELQRKEEEMRQMFVNKVKETELELKEKERELHEKFEHLKRVHQEEKRKVEEKRRELEEETNAFNRRKDAVEALQSQALHATSQQPLRKDKDKKN
- the SEPTIN8 gene encoding septin-8 isoform X1 → MAATDLERFPNAEPEPRSLSLGGHVGFDSLPDQLVSKSVTQGFSFNILCVGETGIGKSTLMNTLFNTTFETEEASHHEECVRLRPQTYDLQESNVQLKLTIVDAVGFGDQINKDESYRPIVDYIDAQFENYLQEELKIRRSLFDYHDTRIHVCLYFITPTGHSLKSLDLVTMKKLDSKVNIIPIIAKADTISKSELHKFKIKIMGELVSNGVQIYQFPTDDEAVAEINAVMNAHLPFAVVGSTEEVKVGNKLVRARQYPWGVVQVENENHCDFVKLREMLIRVNMEDLREQTHSRHYELYRRCKLEEMGFQDSDGDSQPFSLQETYEAKRKEFLSELQRKEEEMRQMFVNKVKETELELKEKERELHEKFEHLKRVHQEEKRKVEEKRRELEEETNAFNRRKDAVEALQSQALHATSQQPLRKDKDKKNRSDIGVHQSGMSLSSSKVMMTKASVEPLNCSSWWPAIQCCSCLVRDATWREGFL
- the SEPTIN8 gene encoding septin-8 isoform X15 is translated as MGRTQPVDTLNAEPEPRSLSLGGHVGFDSLPDQLVSKSVTQGFSFNILCVGETGIGKSTLMNTLFNTTFETEEASHHEECVRLRPQTYDLQESNVQLKLTIVDAVGFGDQINKDERPIVDYIDAQFENYLQEELKIRRSLFDYHDTRIHVCLYFITPTGHSLKSLDLVTMKKLDSKVNIIPIIAKADTISKSELHKFKIKIMGELVSNGVQIYQFPTDDEAVAEINAVMNAHLPFAVVGSTEEVKVGNKLVRARQYPWGVVQVENENHCDFVKLREMLIRVNMEDLREQTHSRHYELYRRCKLEEMGFQDSDGDSQPFSLQETYEAKRKEFLSELQRKEEEMRQMFVNKVKETELELKEKERELHEKFEHLKRVHQEEKRKVEEKRRELEEETNAFNRRKDAVEALQSQALHATSQQPLRKDKDKKN
- the SEPTIN8 gene encoding septin-8 isoform X5; the protein is MAATDLERFPNAEPEPRSLSLGGHVGFDSLPDQLVSKSVTQGFSFNILCVGETGIGKSTLMNTLFNTTFETEEASHHEECVRLRPQTYDLQESNVQLKLTIVDAVGFGDQINKDERPIVDYIDAQFENYLQEELKIRRSLFDYHDTRIHVCLYFITPTGHSLKSLDLVTMKKLDSKVNIIPIIAKADTISKSELHKFKIKIMGELVSNGVQIYQFPTDDEAVAEINAVMNAHLPFAVVGSTEEVKVGNKLVRARQYPWGVVQVENENHCDFVKLREMLIRVNMEDLREQTHSRHYELYRRCKLEEMGFQDSDGDSQPFSLQETYEAKRKEFLSELQRKEEEMRQMFVNKVKETELELKEKERELHEKFEHLKRVHQEEKRKVEEKRRELEEETNAFNRRKDAVEALQSQALHATSQQPLRKDKDKKNRSDIGVHQSGMSLSSSKVMMTKASVEPLNCSSWWPAIQCCSCLVRDATWREGFL
- the SEPTIN8 gene encoding septin-8 isoform X12, with the protein product MAATDLERFPNAEPEPRSLSLGGHVGFDSLPDQLVSKSVTQGFSFNILCVGETGIGKSTLMNTLFNTTFETEEASHHEECVRLRPQTYDLQESNVQLKLTIVDAVGFGDQINKDESYRPIVDYIDAQFENYLQEELKIRRSLFDYHDTRIHVCLYFITPTGHSLKSLDLVTMKKLDSKVNIIPIIAKADTISKSELHKFKIKIMGELVSNGVQIYQFPTDDEAVAEINAVMNAHLPFAVVGSTEEVKVGNKLVRARQYPWGVVQVENENHCDFVKLREMLIRVNMEDLREQTHSRHYELYRRCKLEEMGFQDSDGDSQPFSLQETYEAKRKEFLSELQRKEEEMRQMFVNKVKETELELKEKERELHEKFEHLKRVHQEEKRKVEEKRRELEEETNAFNRRKDAVEALQSQALHATSQQPLRKDKDKKN
- the SEPTIN8 gene encoding septin-8 isoform X23, whose product is MNTLFNTTFETEEASHHEECVRLRPQTYDLQESNVQLKLTIVDAVGFGDQINKDERPIVDYIDAQFENYLQEELKIRRSLFDYHDTRIHVCLYFITPTGHSLKSLDLVTMKKLDSKVNIIPIIAKADTISKSELHKFKIKIMGELVSNGVQIYQFPTDDEAVAEINAVMNAHLPFAVVGSTEEVKVGNKLVRARQYPWGVVQVENENHCDFVKLREMLIRVNMEDLREQTHSRHYELYRRCKLEEMGFQDSDGDSQPFSLQETYEAKRKEFLSELQRKEEEMRQMFVNKVKETELELKEKERELHEKFEHLKRVHQEEKRKVEEKRRELEEETNAFNRRKDAVEALQSQALHATSQQPLRKDKDKKN
- the SEPTIN8 gene encoding septin-8 isoform X11: MGRTQPVDTLNAEPEPRSLSLGGHVGFDSLPDQLVSKSVTQGFSFNILCVGETGIGKSTLMNTLFNTTFETEEASHHEECVRLRPQTYDLQESNVQLKLTIVDAVGFGDQINKDERPIVDYIDAQFENYLQEELKIRRSLFDYHDTRIHVCLYFITPTGHSLKSLDLVTMKKLDSKVNIIPIIAKADTISKSELHKFKIKIMGELVSNGVQIYQFPTDDEAVAEINAVMNAHLPFAVVGSTEEVKVGNKLVRARQYPWGVVQVENENHCDFVKLREMLIRVNMEDLREQTHSRHYELYRRCKLEEMGFQDSDGDSQPFSLQETYEAKRKEFLSELQRKEEEMRQMFVNKVKETELELKEKERELHEKFEHLKRVHQEEKRKVEEKRRELEEETNAFNRRKDAVEALQSQALHATSQQPLRKDKDKKKASGWSSIYSVTIP
- the SEPTIN8 gene encoding septin-8 isoform X18, which encodes MNTLFNTTFETEEASHHEECVRLRPQTYDLQESNVQLKLTIVDAVGFGDQINKDERPIVDYIDAQFENYLQEELKIRRSLFDYHDTRIHVCLYFITPTGHSLKSLDLVTMKKLDSKVNIIPIIAKADTISKSELHKFKIKIMGELVSNGVQIYQFPTDDEAVAEINAVMNAHLPFAVVGSTEEVKVGNKLVRARQYPWGVVQVENENHCDFVKLREMLIRVNMEDLREQTHSRHYELYRRCKLEEMGFQDSDGDSQPFSLQETYEAKRKEFLSELQRKEEEMRQMFVNKVKETELELKEKERELHEKFEHLKRVHQEEKRKVEEKRRELEEETNAFNRRKDAVEALQSQALHATSQQPLRKDKDKKNRSDIGVHQSGMSLSSSKVMMTKASVEPLNCSSWWPAIQCCSCLVRDATWREGFL
- the SEPTIN8 gene encoding septin-8 isoform X6; amino-acid sequence: MGRTQPVDTLNAEPEPRSLSLGGHVGFDSLPDQLVSKSVTQGFSFNILCVGETGIGKSTLMNTLFNTTFETEEASHHEECVRLRPQTYDLQESNVQLKLTIVDAVGFGDQINKDERPIVDYIDAQFENYLQEELKIRRSLFDYHDTRIHVCLYFITPTGHSLKSLDLVTMKKLDSKVNIIPIIAKADTISKSELHKFKIKIMGELVSNGVQIYQFPTDDEAVAEINAVMNAHLPFAVVGSTEEVKVGNKLVRARQYPWGVVQVENENHCDFVKLREMLIRVNMEDLREQTHSRHYELYRRCKLEEMGFQDSDGDSQPFSLQETYEAKRKEFLSELQRKEEEMRQMFVNKVKETELELKEKERELHEKFEHLKRVHQEEKRKVEEKRRELEEETNAFNRRKDAVEALQSQALHATSQQPLRKDKDKKNRSDIGVHQSGMSLSSSKVMMTKASVEPLNCSSWWPAIQCCSCLVRDATWREGFL
- the SEPTIN8 gene encoding septin-8 isoform X2; protein product: MGRTQPVDTLNAEPEPRSLSLGGHVGFDSLPDQLVSKSVTQGFSFNILCVGETGIGKSTLMNTLFNTTFETEEASHHEECVRLRPQTYDLQESNVQLKLTIVDAVGFGDQINKDESYRPIVDYIDAQFENYLQEELKIRRSLFDYHDTRIHVCLYFITPTGHSLKSLDLVTMKKLDSKVNIIPIIAKADTISKSELHKFKIKIMGELVSNGVQIYQFPTDDEAVAEINAVMNAHLPFAVVGSTEEVKVGNKLVRARQYPWGVVQVENENHCDFVKLREMLIRVNMEDLREQTHSRHYELYRRCKLEEMGFQDSDGDSQPFSLQETYEAKRKEFLSELQRKEEEMRQMFVNKVKETELELKEKERELHEKFEHLKRVHQEEKRKVEEKRRELEEETNAFNRRKDAVEALQSQALHATSQQPLRKDKDKKNRSDIGVHQSGMSLSSSKVMMTKASVEPLNCSSWWPAIQCCSCLVRDATWREGFL
- the SEPTIN8 gene encoding septin-8 isoform X3, producing MAATDLERFPNAEPEPRSLSLGGHVGFDSLPDQLVSKSVTQGFSFNILCVGETGIGKSTLMNTLFNTTFETEEASHHEECVRLRPQTYDLQESNVQLKLTIVDAVGFGDQINKDESYRPIVDYIDAQFENYLQEELKIRRSLFDYHDTRIHVCLYFITPTGHSLKSLDLVTMKKLDSKVNIIPIIAKADTISKSELHKFKIKIMGELVSNGVQIYQFPTDDEAVAEINAVMNAHLPFAVVGSTEEVKVGNKLVRARQYPWGVVQVENENHCDFVKLREMLIRVNMEDLREQTHSRHYELYRRCKLEEMGFQDSDGDSQPFSLQETYEAKRKEFLSELQRKEEEMRQMFVNKVKETELELKEKERELHEKFEHLKRVHQEEKRKVEEKRRELEEETNAFNRRKDAVEALQSQALHATSQQPLRKDKDKKKSDIGVHQSGMSLSSSKVMMTKASVEPLNCSSWWPAIQCCSCLVRDATWREGFL
- the SEPTIN8 gene encoding septin-8 isoform X7; this translates as MAATDLERFPNAEPEPRSLSLGGHVGFDSLPDQLVSKSVTQGFSFNILCVGETGIGKSTLMNTLFNTTFETEEASHHEECVRLRPQTYDLQESNVQLKLTIVDAVGFGDQINKDERPIVDYIDAQFENYLQEELKIRRSLFDYHDTRIHVCLYFITPTGHSLKSLDLVTMKKLDSKVNIIPIIAKADTISKSELHKFKIKIMGELVSNGVQIYQFPTDDEAVAEINAVMNAHLPFAVVGSTEEVKVGNKLVRARQYPWGVVQVENENHCDFVKLREMLIRVNMEDLREQTHSRHYELYRRCKLEEMGFQDSDGDSQPFSLQETYEAKRKEFLSELQRKEEEMRQMFVNKVKETELELKEKERELHEKFEHLKRVHQEEKRKVEEKRRELEEETNAFNRRKDAVEALQSQALHATSQQPLRKDKDKKKSDIGVHQSGMSLSSSKVMMTKASVEPLNCSSWWPAIQCCSCLVRDATWREGFL
- the SEPTIN8 gene encoding septin-8 isoform X20; protein product: MNTLFNTTFETEEASHHEECVRLRPQTYDLQESNVQLKLTIVDAVGFGDQINKDESYRPIVDYIDAQFENYLQEELKIRRSLFDYHDTRIHVCLYFITPTGHSLKSLDLVTMKKLDSKVNIIPIIAKADTISKSELHKFKIKIMGELVSNGVQIYQFPTDDEAVAEINAVMNAHLPFAVVGSTEEVKVGNKLVRARQYPWGVVQVENENHCDFVKLREMLIRVNMEDLREQTHSRHYELYRRCKLEEMGFQDSDGDSQPFSLQETYEAKRKEFLSELQRKEEEMRQMFVNKVKETELELKEKERELHEKFEHLKRVHQEEKRKVEEKRRELEEETNAFNRRKDAVEALQSQALHATSQQPLRKDKDKKKASGWSSIYSVTIP
- the SEPTIN8 gene encoding septin-8 isoform X10: MAATDLERFPNAEPEPRSLSLGGHVGFDSLPDQLVSKSVTQGFSFNILCVGETGIGKSTLMNTLFNTTFETEEASHHEECVRLRPQTYDLQESNVQLKLTIVDAVGFGDQINKDERPIVDYIDAQFENYLQEELKIRRSLFDYHDTRIHVCLYFITPTGHSLKSLDLVTMKKLDSKVNIIPIIAKADTISKSELHKFKIKIMGELVSNGVQIYQFPTDDEAVAEINAVMNAHLPFAVVGSTEEVKVGNKLVRARQYPWGVVQVENENHCDFVKLREMLIRVNMEDLREQTHSRHYELYRRCKLEEMGFQDSDGDSQPFSLQETYEAKRKEFLSELQRKEEEMRQMFVNKVKETELELKEKERELHEKFEHLKRVHQEEKRKVEEKRRELEEETNAFNRRKDAVEALQSQALHATSQQPLRKDKDKKKASGWSSIYSVTIP
- the SEPTIN8 gene encoding septin-8 isoform X4, whose product is MGRTQPVDTLNAEPEPRSLSLGGHVGFDSLPDQLVSKSVTQGFSFNILCVGETGIGKSTLMNTLFNTTFETEEASHHEECVRLRPQTYDLQESNVQLKLTIVDAVGFGDQINKDESYRPIVDYIDAQFENYLQEELKIRRSLFDYHDTRIHVCLYFITPTGHSLKSLDLVTMKKLDSKVNIIPIIAKADTISKSELHKFKIKIMGELVSNGVQIYQFPTDDEAVAEINAVMNAHLPFAVVGSTEEVKVGNKLVRARQYPWGVVQVENENHCDFVKLREMLIRVNMEDLREQTHSRHYELYRRCKLEEMGFQDSDGDSQPFSLQETYEAKRKEFLSELQRKEEEMRQMFVNKVKETELELKEKERELHEKFEHLKRVHQEEKRKVEEKRRELEEETNAFNRRKDAVEALQSQALHATSQQPLRKDKDKKKSDIGVHQSGMSLSSSKVMMTKASVEPLNCSSWWPAIQCCSCLVRDATWREGFL
- the SEPTIN8 gene encoding septin-8 isoform X13, which translates into the protein MGRTQPVDTLNAEPEPRSLSLGGHVGFDSLPDQLVSKSVTQGFSFNILCVGETGIGKSTLMNTLFNTTFETEEASHHEECVRLRPQTYDLQESNVQLKLTIVDAVGFGDQINKDESYRPIVDYIDAQFENYLQEELKIRRSLFDYHDTRIHVCLYFITPTGHSLKSLDLVTMKKLDSKVNIIPIIAKADTISKSELHKFKIKIMGELVSNGVQIYQFPTDDEAVAEINAVMNAHLPFAVVGSTEEVKVGNKLVRARQYPWGVVQVENENHCDFVKLREMLIRVNMEDLREQTHSRHYELYRRCKLEEMGFQDSDGDSQPFSLQETYEAKRKEFLSELQRKEEEMRQMFVNKVKETELELKEKERELHEKFEHLKRVHQEEKRKVEEKRRELEEETNAFNRRKDAVEALQSQALHATSQQPLRKDKDKKN
- the SEPTIN8 gene encoding septin-8 isoform X8 — its product is MAATDLERFPNAEPEPRSLSLGGHVGFDSLPDQLVSKSVTQGFSFNILCVGETGIGKSTLMNTLFNTTFETEEASHHEECVRLRPQTYDLQESNVQLKLTIVDAVGFGDQINKDESYRPIVDYIDAQFENYLQEELKIRRSLFDYHDTRIHVCLYFITPTGHSLKSLDLVTMKKLDSKVNIIPIIAKADTISKSELHKFKIKIMGELVSNGVQIYQFPTDDEAVAEINAVMNAHLPFAVVGSTEEVKVGNKLVRARQYPWGVVQVENENHCDFVKLREMLIRVNMEDLREQTHSRHYELYRRCKLEEMGFQDSDGDSQPFSLQETYEAKRKEFLSELQRKEEEMRQMFVNKVKETELELKEKERELHEKFEHLKRVHQEEKRKVEEKRRELEEETNAFNRRKDAVEALQSQALHATSQQPLRKDKDKKKASGWSSIYSVTIP
- the SEPTIN8 gene encoding septin-8 isoform X9, encoding MGRTQPVDTLNAEPEPRSLSLGGHVGFDSLPDQLVSKSVTQGFSFNILCVGETGIGKSTLMNTLFNTTFETEEASHHEECVRLRPQTYDLQESNVQLKLTIVDAVGFGDQINKDESYRPIVDYIDAQFENYLQEELKIRRSLFDYHDTRIHVCLYFITPTGHSLKSLDLVTMKKLDSKVNIIPIIAKADTISKSELHKFKIKIMGELVSNGVQIYQFPTDDEAVAEINAVMNAHLPFAVVGSTEEVKVGNKLVRARQYPWGVVQVENENHCDFVKLREMLIRVNMEDLREQTHSRHYELYRRCKLEEMGFQDSDGDSQPFSLQETYEAKRKEFLSELQRKEEEMRQMFVNKVKETELELKEKERELHEKFEHLKRVHQEEKRKVEEKRRELEEETNAFNRRKDAVEALQSQALHATSQQPLRKDKDKKKASGWSSIYSVTIP
- the SEPTIN8 gene encoding septin-8 isoform X21; amino-acid sequence: MNTLFNTTFETEEASHHEECVRLRPQTYDLQESNVQLKLTIVDAVGFGDQINKDERPIVDYIDAQFENYLQEELKIRRSLFDYHDTRIHVCLYFITPTGHSLKSLDLVTMKKLDSKVNIIPIIAKADTISKSELHKFKIKIMGELVSNGVQIYQFPTDDEAVAEINAVMNAHLPFAVVGSTEEVKVGNKLVRARQYPWGVVQVENENHCDFVKLREMLIRVNMEDLREQTHSRHYELYRRCKLEEMGFQDSDGDSQPFSLQETYEAKRKEFLSELQRKEEEMRQMFVNKVKETELELKEKERELHEKFEHLKRVHQEEKRKVEEKRRELEEETNAFNRRKDAVEALQSQALHATSQQPLRKDKDKKKASGWSSIYSVTIP